A single Blastococcus colisei DNA region contains:
- a CDS encoding ABC transporter permease: MAQPSAALPNPPPRQRRGRRLLKRFLRMRLPVFGLVVLALIGGLAIFAPLFGDAETNDFGALLQPPSADHLLGTDDLGRDTLARIAYGARVSMQAGVLATLLAMAIGVPLGLIAGYYRGWADLVISRLTDLLLAFPFLILAVGLAAILGPSLRNVVIALGISALPSFIRVTRGEVLGLREQDYVAGAVADGAGDMRILRRYILPNAFSPLLVQATVTVPQAIIGESVLSFLGLGVQPPTPSWGTMLSAAQSFLAQAPLLAVFPGVAIALAALSFNLVGDGLRDVLDPKAVR; this comes from the coding sequence ATGGCTCAGCCCTCTGCCGCCCTGCCCAACCCCCCTCCCCGCCAGCGGCGTGGGCGGCGGCTGCTCAAGCGCTTCCTCCGGATGCGGCTGCCGGTCTTCGGACTCGTCGTCCTCGCGCTGATCGGGGGGCTGGCAATCTTCGCCCCCCTGTTCGGCGACGCCGAGACGAACGACTTCGGCGCGCTGCTCCAGCCGCCGTCCGCGGACCACCTGCTGGGAACCGACGACCTCGGCCGGGACACCCTGGCCCGGATCGCGTACGGCGCGCGCGTGTCCATGCAGGCCGGCGTCCTTGCGACGCTCCTCGCGATGGCCATCGGGGTGCCACTCGGGCTCATCGCGGGCTACTACCGCGGCTGGGCCGACCTGGTCATCAGCCGCCTGACCGACCTGCTGCTCGCCTTCCCCTTCCTCATCCTGGCGGTCGGACTGGCCGCGATCCTCGGCCCGTCGCTGCGCAACGTCGTGATCGCGCTGGGCATCAGCGCCCTTCCCAGCTTCATCCGGGTCACCCGAGGAGAAGTGCTCGGCCTGCGCGAGCAGGACTACGTCGCCGGAGCGGTGGCAGACGGCGCCGGGGACATGCGAATACTGCGGAGGTACATCCTGCCCAACGCCTTCAGCCCGCTGCTGGTGCAGGCCACCGTCACCGTGCCCCAGGCGATCATCGGTGAGTCCGTGCTGTCCTTCCTCGGCCTGGGCGTCCAGCCGCCGACGCCGTCGTGGGGGACGATGCTGTCGGCCGCGCAGAGCTTCCTGGCACAGGCCCCCTTGCTGGCCGTGTTCCCCGGCGTCGCCATCGCTCTGGCGGCCCTGTCGTTCAACCTCGTGGGAGACGGCCTTCGCGACGTCCTCGACCCGAAGGCCGTCCGATGA
- a CDS encoding ABC transporter ATP-binding protein, translating into MTTSPVDGSLAVHPETGPLLAVEDLRIRFQTEDGPVHAVNGVSFELARGEILALVGESGCGKSVTAMSIPGLLPATATVTGSIRLEGTDLLSLSPKQLREVRGKDVSFVFQEPMTSLNPAFTVGRQIREVLQRHEGLSKRAAHQRAIELLELVRIPAPRQRVDEYPHQLSGGMRQRVMIAIGVACGPKILVADEPTTALDVTIQAGVLDILRRLRSELGTSIILITHDLGVVADLADRVVVMYAGRPVEQAEVHELFAHPQHPYTNGLLSAIPHREKGPEEVAVRRLVEIPGLVPSLRSDPDECVFAPRCPRRTEICVEHRPPLEPTRPFHPTACYHPGEQA; encoded by the coding sequence ATGACGACCAGCCCCGTCGACGGTTCTCTCGCGGTTCACCCGGAGACCGGTCCCCTGCTGGCCGTCGAGGATCTGCGGATCCGTTTCCAGACCGAGGACGGACCGGTCCACGCGGTCAACGGCGTCTCCTTCGAGCTCGCCCGCGGGGAGATCCTGGCCCTGGTCGGGGAGTCGGGATGTGGCAAGTCGGTCACCGCCATGTCCATCCCCGGCCTGCTGCCGGCCACCGCGACGGTGACCGGCAGCATCCGGCTCGAGGGCACCGACCTGCTGTCCCTGAGCCCGAAGCAGCTGCGCGAGGTGCGGGGCAAGGACGTGAGCTTCGTGTTCCAGGAGCCCATGACCAGCCTCAACCCGGCCTTCACCGTGGGCCGGCAGATCCGCGAGGTCCTGCAGCGGCACGAAGGCCTGTCCAAGCGTGCGGCGCACCAACGTGCCATCGAGCTGCTCGAGCTCGTGCGGATCCCCGCTCCGCGCCAACGCGTCGACGAGTACCCGCACCAGCTCTCGGGCGGGATGCGACAGCGCGTCATGATCGCGATCGGTGTCGCCTGCGGGCCGAAGATCCTGGTCGCGGACGAGCCGACGACTGCTCTGGACGTGACGATCCAGGCCGGGGTGCTGGACATCCTGCGCCGCCTGCGCAGCGAGCTCGGGACGTCGATCATCCTCATCACGCACGACCTCGGCGTCGTCGCGGACCTGGCGGACCGCGTCGTCGTGATGTACGCCGGGCGGCCGGTGGAGCAGGCAGAGGTGCACGAGCTGTTCGCCCATCCGCAGCACCCGTACACCAACGGGTTGCTCAGTGCCATCCCGCACCGCGAGAAGGGTCCGGAGGAGGTCGCCGTCCGGCGGCTCGTCGAGATCCCCGGTCTCGTCCCGTCGCTGCGGTCGGACCCGGACGAGTGCGTCTTCGCCCCCCGCTGTCCCCGGCGGACCGAGATCTGCGTGGAGCACCGGCCGCCACTGGAACCGACCCGGCCCTTCCACCCGACCGCGTGCTATCACCCCGGGGAGCAGGCATGA
- a CDS encoding ABC transporter ATP-binding protein — MTTSPHQGPVLEVTDLVKHFATGSGFRGGSGVVRAVDGVSFTIGPGEILGLVGESGSGKSTVGRCVTRLIEPTSGSIKLLGTEISQLSRRRMRPLRRQVHIVFQDPYSSLNPRLTIGQIIGEPMLLHRVASGSALDRRVREMLEKCGLRADMIDRYPHELSGGQRQRVGLARALALEPALVIADEPVSALDVSVQASILNLITDLQRDLGFSCLFITHDLSVVEYISDAIAVMYLGKIVEKTSRQQLFEDPQMPYTQSLLTAAPVPDPAAQRSRTRIVLGGDIPSPLDPPPGCPFHTRCPVAVERCRVEVPPLAGVTSADHLVACHLVDRETGAPDVSAAAAAQGAVEGATVRPSG; from the coding sequence ATGACCACGTCGCCGCATCAGGGTCCGGTGCTCGAGGTCACCGACCTGGTCAAGCACTTCGCCACCGGCTCCGGGTTCCGGGGCGGCTCGGGTGTCGTGCGCGCCGTCGACGGCGTCTCCTTCACCATCGGCCCAGGGGAGATCCTCGGGCTCGTCGGCGAGTCGGGCAGCGGCAAGTCGACCGTCGGCCGGTGCGTCACGCGGTTGATCGAACCGACCTCCGGCAGCATCAAACTGCTCGGCACGGAGATCTCCCAGCTGTCCCGGCGGCGGATGCGGCCGCTGCGGCGGCAGGTCCACATCGTCTTCCAGGACCCTTACTCCTCGCTCAACCCGCGACTCACGATCGGTCAGATCATCGGCGAGCCGATGCTGCTGCACCGGGTGGCGTCCGGATCCGCGCTCGACCGACGCGTGCGCGAGATGCTCGAGAAGTGCGGTCTGCGCGCGGACATGATCGACCGCTACCCGCACGAACTCTCCGGCGGTCAACGCCAGCGGGTCGGCCTGGCGCGGGCACTCGCGCTGGAGCCCGCCCTGGTCATCGCGGACGAGCCGGTGTCCGCGCTGGACGTCAGCGTGCAGGCGTCGATCCTCAACCTCATCACCGACCTGCAGCGCGACCTCGGGTTCTCCTGCCTGTTCATCACCCACGACCTGTCGGTGGTGGAGTACATCAGCGACGCGATCGCCGTCATGTACCTCGGCAAGATCGTGGAGAAGACGTCGCGGCAGCAACTGTTCGAGGACCCGCAGATGCCGTACACGCAGTCGCTGCTCACCGCGGCACCGGTTCCCGACCCGGCGGCGCAGCGCTCGCGTACACGGATCGTCCTCGGCGGGGACATTCCCAGTCCGCTCGATCCGCCGCCCGGGTGCCCCTTCCACACGCGCTGCCCGGTCGCGGTCGAGCGGTGCAGGGTGGAGGTACCGCCACTGGCCGGTGTCACCTCGGCCGACCATCTCGTGGCCTGCCACCTCGTCGACCGCGAGACCGGGGCACCGGACGTCAGCGCCGCGGCCGCCGCACAGGGGGCGGTCGAGGGTGCGACGGTGCGCCCGAGCGGCTGA
- a CDS encoding gamma-glutamyltransferase family protein produces MFTTRPELVGTTGMVTSTHWLASATGMAVLERGGNAVDAAVAAGFVLQIVEPHLNGPGGDVPILVADPTGRVEAYCGQGPTPAAASIEHYRDLGLDLVPGTGLLAAVVPGAFGAWTLLLEQRGTWTLRDVLEPAISYAADGFPLLPNTVATIRTVEQLFRDEWLTSAQTYLTSGGPPAAGSRFRNPVLADTYRRIVTEAEAASAGREEQIRAARDAFYRGFVAEAVDEWCRTQQVMDTSGRRHGGLLDGEDLARWQPTVEEPASQDYAGLTVHKTGPWGQGPVMLQQLALLSGFDLPAMGHLSVDWIHTVVECAKLSFADREAWYGDPAHVDVPLEALLSPAYAEQRRALVADTASYELRPGSPGGRTPRLPARDAGEGLRPAITADGAGEPTVLSDGTTRGDTCHVDVVDRDGMMVSATPSGGWLQSSPVIPDLGFCLGSRAQMMWLEPGLPSSLAGGKRPRTTLSPSLATRDGIPYLAFGTPGGDQQDQWSLAFLLAHLHAGLDLQATIDAPMFHSEHFPSSFYPRQASPGRLVVEGRLTPDVIAGLRARGHDVQVTGDWSQGRLSAVSRDPQTGFLKAAANPRGMQGYAVGR; encoded by the coding sequence GTGTTCACGACGCGACCGGAGCTTGTGGGCACCACAGGCATGGTCACCTCGACGCACTGGCTGGCCAGCGCGACCGGGATGGCAGTCCTCGAGCGTGGCGGCAACGCCGTCGATGCCGCGGTCGCCGCCGGCTTCGTGCTCCAGATCGTCGAGCCGCACCTGAACGGGCCAGGCGGCGACGTCCCCATCCTCGTCGCCGACCCGACGGGCCGGGTCGAGGCCTACTGCGGGCAGGGACCGACCCCGGCTGCGGCGAGCATCGAGCACTACCGCGACCTGGGCCTGGACCTGGTGCCGGGCACCGGTCTGCTCGCCGCCGTCGTACCCGGCGCGTTCGGAGCCTGGACCCTGCTGCTCGAGCAGCGCGGGACCTGGACGCTGCGGGACGTCCTCGAACCGGCGATCAGCTATGCCGCGGACGGTTTTCCGCTGTTGCCGAACACGGTCGCGACGATCCGCACCGTCGAGCAGCTGTTCCGCGACGAGTGGCTGACCTCGGCGCAGACCTACCTCACCTCCGGCGGTCCGCCGGCCGCGGGATCCCGATTCCGCAATCCGGTGCTGGCCGACACCTACCGGCGGATCGTCACGGAGGCCGAAGCCGCCTCGGCCGGACGCGAGGAGCAGATCCGGGCGGCACGCGACGCCTTCTACCGGGGCTTCGTCGCCGAAGCCGTCGACGAGTGGTGCCGGACGCAGCAGGTCATGGACACGTCAGGACGCCGCCACGGCGGGCTGCTCGACGGCGAGGACCTCGCCCGGTGGCAACCGACGGTCGAGGAGCCGGCATCGCAGGACTACGCCGGCCTGACGGTGCACAAGACCGGCCCCTGGGGACAGGGGCCGGTGATGCTCCAGCAGCTCGCGCTGCTGTCCGGGTTCGACCTGCCGGCGATGGGTCACCTGTCGGTCGACTGGATCCACACGGTCGTCGAGTGCGCGAAGCTCTCCTTCGCCGACCGGGAGGCCTGGTACGGCGATCCGGCGCACGTCGACGTCCCGCTCGAGGCCCTGCTGTCGCCGGCGTACGCCGAACAGCGGCGGGCATTGGTGGCCGACACGGCGTCGTACGAGCTGAGGCCCGGGAGCCCGGGCGGACGCACGCCCCGGCTGCCGGCCAGGGACGCCGGCGAGGGACTGCGCCCGGCCATCACCGCCGACGGCGCGGGTGAGCCGACGGTGCTGTCCGACGGGACCACCAGGGGCGACACCTGCCATGTCGACGTGGTCGACCGCGACGGGATGATGGTCTCCGCCACGCCCAGTGGCGGCTGGCTGCAGAGTTCGCCCGTCATCCCGGATCTGGGCTTCTGCCTCGGCTCGAGGGCCCAGATGATGTGGCTCGAGCCAGGCTTGCCGTCGTCGCTGGCCGGCGGCAAGCGCCCGCGGACGACGTTGTCCCCGTCGCTCGCCACCCGCGACGGGATCCCCTACCTCGCGTTCGGGACGCCCGGTGGCGACCAGCAGGACCAGTGGTCGCTGGCCTTCCTGCTCGCGCACCTGCACGCCGGGCTCGACCTGCAGGCGACGATCGACGCGCCGATGTTCCACAGCGAGCACTTCCCGAGCTCCTTCTACCCGCGTCAGGCCTCGCCGGGCCGGCTGGTCGTCGAGGGACGGCTCACCCCGGACGTCATCGCCGGCCTCCGGGCACGCGGGCACGACGTGCAGGTCACCGGCGACTGGTCACAGGGACGGCTCTCCGCCGTGTCACGGGATCCGCAGACCGGATTCCTCAAGGCCGCGGCCAATCCGCGGGGAATGCAGGGCTACGCGGTGGGCCGGTGA
- a CDS encoding sulfite exporter TauE/SafE family protein — MTPETVALLAAAGLLAGGVNAIAGGGSLISFPALLAAGYPAVTANVTNTVALFPGYAGSVVGGRPELGGQRARIRAIGVTSIVGAIGGAVLLLVSPGDVFSAIVPFLILLACALLVLQPWLARLVQRSSGSRKGDRSPTLQIGILLASVYGAYFGAGLGVLLLGVLGIFLPERLARTNALKNLLSLVINTVALIAFGIFGPVAWEAVLVVAVTSLVGGYLGARLARRIPSMLLRIIVVVYGVVVAVLLFLEG; from the coding sequence GTGACGCCCGAGACCGTCGCGCTGTTGGCGGCCGCCGGGCTGCTGGCGGGCGGGGTCAACGCGATCGCCGGAGGGGGGTCGCTGATCTCGTTCCCGGCGCTGCTCGCGGCGGGCTACCCGGCCGTCACCGCGAACGTGACCAACACGGTGGCGCTGTTCCCGGGATACGCCGGCAGCGTCGTCGGCGGCCGGCCCGAGCTGGGCGGGCAGCGCGCGCGGATCCGTGCGATCGGGGTGACGAGCATCGTCGGGGCCATCGGCGGCGCCGTCCTGCTGCTCGTCAGCCCGGGCGACGTGTTCAGCGCGATCGTGCCCTTTCTGATCCTGCTGGCGTGTGCGCTCCTCGTGCTGCAGCCCTGGCTGGCGCGCCTCGTCCAGCGAAGCAGCGGATCGAGGAAAGGTGACCGCTCCCCCACTCTGCAGATCGGGATCCTGCTCGCCTCCGTCTACGGCGCCTACTTCGGGGCCGGGCTCGGCGTGCTGCTGCTCGGCGTGCTCGGCATCTTCCTCCCCGAGCGACTCGCCCGTACCAATGCGCTGAAGAATCTGCTGTCCCTGGTCATCAACACCGTGGCGCTGATCGCGTTCGGGATATTCGGGCCGGTGGCGTGGGAGGCCGTTCTCGTCGTGGCCGTGACGTCGCTCGTCGGCGGCTACCTCGGCGCCCGGCTCGCCCGGCGCATCCCGTCGATGCTCCTGCGCATCATCGTCGTCGTCTACGGCGTCGTCGTCGCGGTCCTGCTGTTCCTGGAGGGATGA
- the lepA gene encoding translation elongation factor 4 translates to MTTPATTDPALIRNFCIIAHIDHGKSTLADRMLEVTGLVEGRHMRAQYLDRMDIERERGITIKAQNVRLPWTPRSGAHTGTEYVLDMIDTPGHVDFTYEVSRSLAACEGAVLLVDAAQGIEAQTLANLYLALENDLTIIPVLNKIDLPAAQPERYAEEIAHIIGCEPEDVLRVSGKTGVGVPELLDRIVEEIPAPTGEALDPARAMIFDSVYDIYRGVITYVRVVDGRISARDKIKMMSTGATHELLEIGVISPEPKPVESLGVGEVGYFITGVKDVRQSRVGDTVTLQHKPAAKSIGGYRDPKPMVYSGLYPIDGSEYPLLREALDKLLLNDAALTYEPETSAALGFGFRVGFLGLLHLEIVRERLEREAGISLISTAPNVVYRVVMEDGTEITVTNPSDWPAGKISSIHEPIVNATIIAPSDYTGAIMELCQGRRGQLGGMDYLSESRVELRYTLPLGEIIFDFFDALKSRTRGYASLDYSEAGEQESSLVKVDILLQGEAVDAFSAIVHKDKAYSYGVMMAGKLRELIPRQQFEVPIQAAVGSRVIARETVRAIRKDVLAKCYGGDITRKRKLLEKQKEGKKRMKMVGRVEVPQEAFVAALSTNESTASKK, encoded by the coding sequence GTGACGACTCCTGCCACCACCGATCCGGCCCTCATCCGGAACTTCTGCATCATCGCCCACATCGACCACGGCAAGTCGACGCTGGCCGACCGGATGCTCGAGGTCACCGGACTCGTCGAGGGTCGGCACATGCGCGCCCAGTACCTCGACCGCATGGACATCGAGCGCGAGCGCGGCATCACCATCAAGGCGCAGAACGTGCGGCTGCCCTGGACCCCGCGCTCGGGCGCCCACACCGGCACCGAGTACGTCCTCGACATGATCGACACCCCGGGGCACGTCGACTTCACCTACGAGGTGTCGCGGTCGCTGGCCGCCTGCGAGGGCGCGGTCCTGCTGGTCGACGCCGCCCAGGGCATCGAGGCCCAGACGCTGGCCAACCTGTACCTGGCGCTGGAGAACGACCTCACGATCATCCCGGTGCTCAACAAGATCGACCTGCCGGCCGCCCAGCCCGAGCGGTACGCCGAGGAGATCGCGCACATCATCGGGTGCGAGCCCGAGGACGTGCTGCGGGTCAGCGGCAAGACGGGTGTCGGCGTGCCCGAACTCCTCGACCGGATCGTCGAGGAGATCCCCGCACCCACCGGCGAGGCGCTGGACCCGGCCCGGGCGATGATCTTCGACTCGGTCTACGACATCTACCGCGGCGTCATCACCTACGTCCGCGTCGTCGACGGCCGCATCTCCGCCCGCGACAAGATCAAGATGATGTCGACCGGCGCCACCCACGAGCTGCTGGAGATCGGCGTCATCTCCCCGGAGCCGAAGCCGGTCGAGAGCCTCGGCGTCGGCGAGGTCGGCTACTTCATCACCGGCGTGAAGGACGTCCGCCAGTCCCGGGTCGGCGACACCGTCACCCTGCAGCACAAGCCTGCGGCGAAGTCGATCGGCGGCTACCGCGACCCCAAGCCGATGGTCTACTCCGGCCTCTACCCGATCGACGGCAGCGAGTACCCGCTGCTGCGCGAGGCGCTGGACAAACTGCTGCTCAACGACGCCGCGCTGACCTACGAGCCCGAGACCTCGGCGGCGCTCGGCTTCGGCTTCCGCGTCGGCTTCCTGGGCCTGCTGCACCTGGAGATCGTCCGCGAGCGGCTGGAGCGCGAGGCCGGCATCAGCCTCATCTCGACCGCGCCGAACGTCGTCTACCGGGTGGTCATGGAGGACGGCACCGAGATCACGGTGACCAACCCGAGTGACTGGCCCGCCGGCAAGATCTCCTCGATCCACGAGCCGATCGTCAACGCCACGATCATCGCGCCCAGCGACTACACCGGCGCGATCATGGAGCTGTGCCAGGGCCGACGCGGCCAGCTCGGCGGGATGGACTACCTGTCGGAGTCCCGCGTCGAGCTGCGCTACACGCTGCCGCTCGGCGAGATCATCTTCGACTTCTTCGACGCCCTGAAGTCGCGCACCCGCGGCTACGCCTCGCTGGACTACTCCGAGGCCGGCGAGCAGGAGTCCTCGCTGGTGAAGGTCGACATCCTGCTGCAAGGGGAGGCGGTCGACGCGTTCAGCGCGATCGTGCACAAGGACAAGGCCTACAGCTACGGCGTGATGATGGCCGGCAAGCTCCGCGAGCTCATCCCGCGCCAGCAGTTCGAGGTGCCCATCCAGGCCGCCGTCGGCTCCCGGGTCATCGCCCGCGAGACGGTCCGCGCCATCCGCAAGGACGTCCTCGCCAAGTGCTACGGCGGTGACATCACCCGCAAGCGGAAGCTGCTGGAGAAGCAGAAGGAGGGCAAGAAGCGGATGAAGATGGTCGGCCGCGTCGAGGTCCCCCAGGAGGCGTTCGTCGCCGCGCTGTCCACCAACGAGTCCACCGCCTCCAAGAAGTGA
- the rpsT gene encoding 30S ribosomal protein S20 translates to MANIKSQLKRIKTNEKARQRNVAVKSALKTAVRRVRTAAESGDAAAAATAYQVAAKQLDKAASKGVIHKNQAANRKSGLAKQVAGL, encoded by the coding sequence GTGGCGAACATCAAGTCCCAGCTCAAGCGGATCAAGACCAACGAGAAGGCGCGTCAGCGCAACGTCGCGGTCAAGTCCGCCCTGAAGACCGCCGTCCGGCGTGTCCGCACCGCTGCCGAGTCCGGCGACGCCGCCGCCGCCGCGACCGCCTATCAGGTCGCCGCCAAGCAGCTGGACAAGGCCGCGAGCAAGGGCGTCATCCACAAGAACCAGGCGGCCAACCGCAAGTCGGGTCTGGCCAAGCAGGTCGCCGGCCTCTGA
- the holA gene encoding DNA polymerase III subunit delta, whose amino-acid sequence MPAQPVEPTSRLRVVMGEEELLRARAVGAVRTAVLGRHPDAEIHELPAAGLPIGQLADVLAPSLFGEHRLVVVLGVQEAAGALSDALVGYAKDPDPDLTLVIVHFGGKRNEALVKAFTTAGAALDVCPKLKSPGDLAAFARNEVRQFGGRITADAVTALVDAIGNDLRQLSAAASQLVSDFGGTIDGDAVARFHRGQAEVTGFTVAERVLVGDRAGSIEMLRWALERGVPHVLIADAIADGVRTAARVASLSSTNPGELARTLKMPPWKVKKAQVQSRGWSIDGLQQAIGVAAELNADVKGAAASADYALERAVRRIVTIRAETGRGGRAAYTGR is encoded by the coding sequence GTGCCGGCTCAACCTGTGGAACCCACCTCCCGGCTGCGCGTCGTGATGGGCGAGGAGGAGCTGCTGCGGGCGCGGGCGGTCGGTGCCGTCCGCACCGCCGTGCTCGGCCGCCACCCCGACGCCGAGATCCACGAGCTGCCCGCCGCCGGGCTGCCGATCGGTCAGCTGGCCGACGTCCTGGCCCCCTCGCTGTTCGGCGAGCACCGGCTCGTCGTGGTGCTCGGGGTGCAGGAAGCCGCCGGCGCGCTGTCGGACGCACTCGTCGGCTACGCGAAGGACCCCGACCCCGACCTGACGCTCGTGATCGTCCACTTCGGCGGCAAGCGGAACGAGGCCCTGGTCAAGGCCTTCACGACGGCCGGAGCGGCGCTCGACGTGTGCCCCAAGCTGAAGTCGCCCGGCGATCTGGCGGCGTTCGCCCGCAACGAGGTCCGGCAGTTCGGTGGGCGGATCACCGCGGACGCCGTGACCGCGCTCGTCGACGCGATCGGCAACGACCTGCGGCAGCTCTCGGCGGCGGCGAGCCAGCTGGTGTCGGACTTCGGAGGCACCATCGACGGGGACGCCGTCGCACGGTTCCACCGCGGCCAGGCGGAGGTCACCGGCTTCACCGTGGCCGAGCGGGTGCTGGTGGGCGACCGGGCCGGCTCGATCGAGATGCTGCGCTGGGCGCTGGAGCGCGGGGTTCCCCACGTCCTCATCGCCGACGCCATCGCCGACGGCGTGCGCACCGCCGCCCGCGTCGCCTCGCTCAGCTCGACGAACCCCGGCGAGCTGGCCCGCACGCTGAAGATGCCGCCCTGGAAGGTCAAGAAGGCGCAGGTCCAGTCGCGGGGGTGGAGCATCGACGGGCTCCAGCAGGCGATCGGTGTCGCCGCCGAGCTCAACGCCGACGTCAAGGGTGCCGCTGCGAGCGCCGACTACGCGCTCGAGCGCGCCGTCCGCCGCATCGTCACCATCAGGGCCGAGACCGGCCGCGGCGGCCGGGCCGCGTACACCGGGCGCTGA
- a CDS encoding ComEA family DNA-binding protein, which yields MRFPPRRSDDADVIRARLRLLLAERDRAGGWVPEDLEEEGRPFVPSPPDAGWPGDDTVTAPLTSDADTGVGLPAGIGRHRAPGTEARWDPGRPGARSLWIAALVAAFVLAGWTWLDRPRVEPVEGAQVRSSAPATPPVGEVAETSEMVVVSVVGPVATPGLVTLPAGSRVADAVAAAGGLLPGADPASVNLAAVVSDGEQLTVGLPGGAGPAAAPAGAATDAATGGRVDLNTADVPELDALPGIGPVLAQRIVEHRTRQGPFRSVEQLDDVPGIGPAIAAELAELVTV from the coding sequence GTGCGCTTCCCTCCCCGCCGCAGCGACGACGCCGACGTCATCCGTGCGCGCCTGCGGCTCCTGCTGGCCGAGCGGGACCGCGCGGGCGGCTGGGTTCCCGAGGACCTGGAGGAGGAGGGCCGACCGTTCGTCCCGTCGCCGCCGGACGCCGGGTGGCCGGGGGACGACACGGTCACCGCACCGCTGACCTCCGACGCCGACACCGGCGTGGGCCTGCCGGCCGGGATCGGCCGCCACCGCGCCCCGGGCACGGAGGCCCGCTGGGATCCGGGCCGCCCCGGCGCTCGCTCCCTCTGGATCGCGGCCCTGGTGGCCGCGTTCGTGCTGGCCGGCTGGACGTGGCTGGATCGTCCCCGCGTGGAGCCGGTGGAGGGGGCGCAGGTCCGGTCGAGCGCCCCCGCCACACCGCCGGTGGGAGAGGTCGCCGAGACGTCGGAGATGGTCGTCGTCTCCGTCGTGGGCCCGGTCGCCACTCCCGGCCTGGTGACCCTTCCCGCCGGTTCCCGGGTGGCCGACGCCGTCGCGGCCGCCGGGGGCCTCCTGCCCGGAGCGGACCCGGCCTCGGTGAACCTCGCCGCCGTGGTGAGCGACGGTGAACAGCTGACCGTCGGACTGCCGGGCGGGGCGGGGCCCGCCGCCGCGCCGGCCGGTGCCGCGACGGATGCGGCAACCGGAGGCCGCGTGGACCTCAACACCGCGGACGTTCCCGAGCTGGACGCGCTGCCGGGCATCGGGCCGGTGCTCGCTCAGCGGATCGTGGAGCACCGCACCCGCCAGGGGCCGTTCCGCAGCGTGGAGCAGCTCGACGACGTCCCCGGCATCGGGCCGGCGATCGCAGCGGAGCTGGCCGAGCTGGTGACGGTGTGA
- a CDS encoding DegV family protein, whose product MRVAVVTDSSAYLPDELVEGYGIHLVPLYVVLPGRSGREGWDIGPDEVARTLAVRGQAVSTSRPTPGDFVAAYRRALDEGADRLVSIHLSSELSGTWDAARLAASQVGEHVVTVVDSRSAAMGAGFAVLAAARSATAGSDAAAVARTAVETAAATTTLFVVETLEHLRRGGRIGAAAAVLGSALAVKPVLHVQDGRVVPLEKVRTSARALNRLVQRAVETAGQGPVSIAVHHLAAPEKAERLAAELRDRLPQLRELHVSELGAAIGAHVGPGAVGIVVAPFWRDADEGTLSGPAEG is encoded by the coding sequence GTGCGCGTCGCCGTCGTCACCGATTCGTCGGCCTACCTTCCCGACGAGCTGGTCGAGGGTTACGGCATCCACCTCGTTCCCCTCTACGTGGTGCTCCCCGGTCGCTCGGGCCGGGAAGGCTGGGACATCGGTCCCGACGAGGTCGCCCGGACGCTCGCCGTCCGTGGGCAGGCCGTCTCGACCTCCCGTCCCACACCCGGTGACTTCGTGGCCGCGTATCGCCGGGCGCTGGACGAGGGCGCGGACCGACTGGTCTCCATCCACCTGTCGTCGGAACTCTCGGGTACGTGGGACGCCGCGCGGCTGGCTGCCTCCCAGGTGGGGGAGCACGTCGTCACCGTGGTCGACTCCCGGTCGGCAGCGATGGGCGCCGGGTTCGCCGTCCTCGCCGCTGCCCGGTCCGCCACCGCCGGCTCCGACGCGGCTGCGGTCGCGCGGACGGCGGTGGAGACCGCCGCGGCGACGACGACCCTGTTCGTCGTCGAGACGCTCGAGCACCTGCGCCGCGGTGGTCGCATCGGCGCGGCCGCCGCCGTCCTGGGGTCGGCCCTGGCGGTCAAGCCGGTCCTGCACGTGCAGGACGGCCGCGTCGTCCCGCTGGAGAAGGTGCGGACGTCGGCGCGGGCGCTGAACCGGCTGGTGCAGCGCGCGGTCGAGACCGCCGGTCAGGGACCGGTCTCCATCGCGGTCCACCACCTCGCCGCGCCGGAGAAGGCCGAGCGGCTGGCCGCGGAGCTCCGCGACCGGCTGCCCCAGCTGCGCGAGCTGCACGTCAGCGAACTCGGCGCCGCGATCGGGGCGCACGTCGGACCGGGCGCCGTCGGCATCGTCGTGGCGCCGTTCTGGCGGGACGCCGACGAGGGCACGTTGTCGGGGCCGGCGGAGGGCTGA